A stretch of Falco rusticolus isolate bFalRus1 chromosome 2, bFalRus1.pri, whole genome shotgun sequence DNA encodes these proteins:
- the GPM6B gene encoding neuronal membrane glycoprotein M6-b isoform X3, with protein MKPAMETAAEENAEQSQEKKGCFECCIKCLGGVPYASLVATILCFSGVALFCGCGHVALTGTVSILEQHFSTTASDHALLSEVIQLMQYVIYGIASFFFLYGIILLAEGFYTTSAVKELHGEFKTTACGRCISGMFVFLTYVLGVAWLGVFGFSAVPVFMFYNIWSTCEVIKSLQTNVTVPGDQICVDIRQYGIIPWNAVPGKACGPILENICNTNEFYMSYHLFIVACAGAGATVIALIHFLMILSSNWAYLKDASKMQAYQDIKAKEEQELQDIQSRSKEQLNSYT; from the exons ATGAAGCCAGCCATGGAAACTGCAGCGgaggaaaatgcagaacaaagccaagagaaaaaag GTTGCTTTGAATGTTGCATTAAGTGCCTAGGAGGAGTGCCGTATGCTTCGCTTGTGGCAACCATTCTCTGCTTCTCGGGGGTAGCGTTGTTTTGCGGCTGTGGCCATGTGGCACTCACAGGAACTGTGTCTATCCTCGAACAGCACTTCTCCACGACTGCCAGTGACCATGCTTTGCTGAGTGAAGT aaTACAGCTAATGCAGTATGTAATTTATGGCATTGCATCGTTTTTCTTCTTATATGGAATAATCCTTTTGGCAGAAGGTTTTTATACAACAAGTGCTGTGAAGGAGCTGCATGGAGAGTTCAAAACGACAGCCTGTGGCCGCTGCATCAGTGGAATG TTTGTTTTCCTCACCTATGTGCTTGGAGTGGCCTGGCTTGGGGTCTTTGGCTTCTCTGCTGTGCCTGTCTTTATGTTCTATAACATATGGTCAACTTGCGAAGTCATCAAATCTCTTCAGACAAACGTGACGGTTCCAGGGGACCAGATCTGCGTGGATATCAGGCAATACG GTATTATCCCTTGGAATGCGGTACCTGGCAAAGCCTGTGGCCCGATTTTAGAGAACATCTGCAACACGAATGAG TTCTACATGTCTTATCACCTGTTCATTGTGGcttgtgctggagctggtgccaCTGTCATAGCATTG ATCCACTTCCTCATGATACTGTCTTCTAACTGGGCCTACTTAAAGGATGCAAGCAAAATGCAGGCCTACCAAGATatcaaagcaaaagaagagcaGGAGCTTCAGGATATCCAGTCTCGGTCAAAAGAGCAACTCAATTCTTACACATAA
- the GPM6B gene encoding neuronal membrane glycoprotein M6-b isoform X1, giving the protein MKPAMETAAEENAEQSQEKKVITRPEMEIGRYHWMYRSSRPHRYHHVPALRGNISPLGIQGCFECCIKCLGGVPYASLVATILCFSGVALFCGCGHVALTGTVSILEQHFSTTASDHALLSEVIQLMQYVIYGIASFFFLYGIILLAEGFYTTSAVKELHGEFKTTACGRCISGMFVFLTYVLGVAWLGVFGFSAVPVFMFYNIWSTCEVIKSLQTNVTVPGDQICVDIRQYGIIPWNAVPGKACGPILENICNTNEFYMSYHLFIVACAGAGATVIALIHFLMILSSNWAYLKDASKMQAYQDIKAKEEQELQDIQSRSKEQLNSYT; this is encoded by the exons ATGAAGCCAGCCATGGAAACTGCAGCGgaggaaaatgcagaacaaagccaagagaaaaaag TGATCACCAGACCAGAAATGGAAATTGGCAGGTACCACTGGATGTACAGGAGTTCAAGGCCACACCGGTACCATCATGTGCCAGCATTGAGAGGCAATATTAGTCCTTTGGGGATTCAAG GTTGCTTTGAATGTTGCATTAAGTGCCTAGGAGGAGTGCCGTATGCTTCGCTTGTGGCAACCATTCTCTGCTTCTCGGGGGTAGCGTTGTTTTGCGGCTGTGGCCATGTGGCACTCACAGGAACTGTGTCTATCCTCGAACAGCACTTCTCCACGACTGCCAGTGACCATGCTTTGCTGAGTGAAGT aaTACAGCTAATGCAGTATGTAATTTATGGCATTGCATCGTTTTTCTTCTTATATGGAATAATCCTTTTGGCAGAAGGTTTTTATACAACAAGTGCTGTGAAGGAGCTGCATGGAGAGTTCAAAACGACAGCCTGTGGCCGCTGCATCAGTGGAATG TTTGTTTTCCTCACCTATGTGCTTGGAGTGGCCTGGCTTGGGGTCTTTGGCTTCTCTGCTGTGCCTGTCTTTATGTTCTATAACATATGGTCAACTTGCGAAGTCATCAAATCTCTTCAGACAAACGTGACGGTTCCAGGGGACCAGATCTGCGTGGATATCAGGCAATACG GTATTATCCCTTGGAATGCGGTACCTGGCAAAGCCTGTGGCCCGATTTTAGAGAACATCTGCAACACGAATGAG TTCTACATGTCTTATCACCTGTTCATTGTGGcttgtgctggagctggtgccaCTGTCATAGCATTG ATCCACTTCCTCATGATACTGTCTTCTAACTGGGCCTACTTAAAGGATGCAAGCAAAATGCAGGCCTACCAAGATatcaaagcaaaagaagagcaGGAGCTTCAGGATATCCAGTCTCGGTCAAAAGAGCAACTCAATTCTTACACATAA
- the GPM6B gene encoding neuronal membrane glycoprotein M6-b isoform X6, with the protein MKPAMETAAEENAEQSQEKKGCFECCIKCLGGVPYASLVATILCFSGVALFCGCGHVALTGTVSILEQHFSTTASDHALLSEVIQLMQYVIYGIASFFFLYGIILLAEGFYTTSAVKELHGEFKTTACGRCISGMFVFLTYVLGVAWLGVFGFSAVPVFMFYNIWSTCEVIKSLQTNVTVPGDQICVDIRQYGIIPWNAVPGKACGPILENICNTNEFYMSYHLFIVACAGAGATVIALLIYMMATTYNYAVLKFKSREDCCTKF; encoded by the exons ATGAAGCCAGCCATGGAAACTGCAGCGgaggaaaatgcagaacaaagccaagagaaaaaag GTTGCTTTGAATGTTGCATTAAGTGCCTAGGAGGAGTGCCGTATGCTTCGCTTGTGGCAACCATTCTCTGCTTCTCGGGGGTAGCGTTGTTTTGCGGCTGTGGCCATGTGGCACTCACAGGAACTGTGTCTATCCTCGAACAGCACTTCTCCACGACTGCCAGTGACCATGCTTTGCTGAGTGAAGT aaTACAGCTAATGCAGTATGTAATTTATGGCATTGCATCGTTTTTCTTCTTATATGGAATAATCCTTTTGGCAGAAGGTTTTTATACAACAAGTGCTGTGAAGGAGCTGCATGGAGAGTTCAAAACGACAGCCTGTGGCCGCTGCATCAGTGGAATG TTTGTTTTCCTCACCTATGTGCTTGGAGTGGCCTGGCTTGGGGTCTTTGGCTTCTCTGCTGTGCCTGTCTTTATGTTCTATAACATATGGTCAACTTGCGAAGTCATCAAATCTCTTCAGACAAACGTGACGGTTCCAGGGGACCAGATCTGCGTGGATATCAGGCAATACG GTATTATCCCTTGGAATGCGGTACCTGGCAAAGCCTGTGGCCCGATTTTAGAGAACATCTGCAACACGAATGAG TTCTACATGTCTTATCACCTGTTCATTGTGGcttgtgctggagctggtgccaCTGTCATAGCATTG CTGATCTACATGATGGCTACTACATATAACTATGCTGTTTTGAAGTTTAAGAGTCGGGAAGATTGCTGCACTAAATTCTAA
- the GPM6B gene encoding neuronal membrane glycoprotein M6-b isoform X5: MSCFECCIKCLGGVPYASLVATILCFSGVALFCGCGHVALTGTVSILEQHFSTTASDHALLSEVIQLMQYVIYGIASFFFLYGIILLAEGFYTTSAVKELHGEFKTTACGRCISGMFVFLTYVLGVAWLGVFGFSAVPVFMFYNIWSTCEVIKSLQTNVTVPGDQICVDIRQYGIIPWNAVPGKACGPILENICNTNEFYMSYHLFIVACAGAGATVIALIHFLMILSSNWAYLKDASKMQAYQDIKAKEEQELQDIQSRSKEQLNSYT; encoded by the exons GTTGCTTTGAATGTTGCATTAAGTGCCTAGGAGGAGTGCCGTATGCTTCGCTTGTGGCAACCATTCTCTGCTTCTCGGGGGTAGCGTTGTTTTGCGGCTGTGGCCATGTGGCACTCACAGGAACTGTGTCTATCCTCGAACAGCACTTCTCCACGACTGCCAGTGACCATGCTTTGCTGAGTGAAGT aaTACAGCTAATGCAGTATGTAATTTATGGCATTGCATCGTTTTTCTTCTTATATGGAATAATCCTTTTGGCAGAAGGTTTTTATACAACAAGTGCTGTGAAGGAGCTGCATGGAGAGTTCAAAACGACAGCCTGTGGCCGCTGCATCAGTGGAATG TTTGTTTTCCTCACCTATGTGCTTGGAGTGGCCTGGCTTGGGGTCTTTGGCTTCTCTGCTGTGCCTGTCTTTATGTTCTATAACATATGGTCAACTTGCGAAGTCATCAAATCTCTTCAGACAAACGTGACGGTTCCAGGGGACCAGATCTGCGTGGATATCAGGCAATACG GTATTATCCCTTGGAATGCGGTACCTGGCAAAGCCTGTGGCCCGATTTTAGAGAACATCTGCAACACGAATGAG TTCTACATGTCTTATCACCTGTTCATTGTGGcttgtgctggagctggtgccaCTGTCATAGCATTG ATCCACTTCCTCATGATACTGTCTTCTAACTGGGCCTACTTAAAGGATGCAAGCAAAATGCAGGCCTACCAAGATatcaaagcaaaagaagagcaGGAGCTTCAGGATATCCAGTCTCGGTCAAAAGAGCAACTCAATTCTTACACATAA
- the GPM6B gene encoding neuronal membrane glycoprotein M6-b isoform X2, producing MKPAMETAAEENAEQSQEKKVITRPEMEIGRYHWMYRSSRPHRYHHVPALRGNISPLGIQGCFECCIKCLGGVPYASLVATILCFSGVALFCGCGHVALTGTVSILEQHFSTTASDHALLSEVIQLMQYVIYGIASFFFLYGIILLAEGFYTTSAVKELHGEFKTTACGRCISGMFVFLTYVLGVAWLGVFGFSAVPVFMFYNIWSTCEVIKSLQTNVTVPGDQICVDIRQYGIIPWNAVPGKACGPILENICNTNEFYMSYHLFIVACAGAGATVIALLIYMMATTYNYAVLKFKSREDCCTKF from the exons ATGAAGCCAGCCATGGAAACTGCAGCGgaggaaaatgcagaacaaagccaagagaaaaaag TGATCACCAGACCAGAAATGGAAATTGGCAGGTACCACTGGATGTACAGGAGTTCAAGGCCACACCGGTACCATCATGTGCCAGCATTGAGAGGCAATATTAGTCCTTTGGGGATTCAAG GTTGCTTTGAATGTTGCATTAAGTGCCTAGGAGGAGTGCCGTATGCTTCGCTTGTGGCAACCATTCTCTGCTTCTCGGGGGTAGCGTTGTTTTGCGGCTGTGGCCATGTGGCACTCACAGGAACTGTGTCTATCCTCGAACAGCACTTCTCCACGACTGCCAGTGACCATGCTTTGCTGAGTGAAGT aaTACAGCTAATGCAGTATGTAATTTATGGCATTGCATCGTTTTTCTTCTTATATGGAATAATCCTTTTGGCAGAAGGTTTTTATACAACAAGTGCTGTGAAGGAGCTGCATGGAGAGTTCAAAACGACAGCCTGTGGCCGCTGCATCAGTGGAATG TTTGTTTTCCTCACCTATGTGCTTGGAGTGGCCTGGCTTGGGGTCTTTGGCTTCTCTGCTGTGCCTGTCTTTATGTTCTATAACATATGGTCAACTTGCGAAGTCATCAAATCTCTTCAGACAAACGTGACGGTTCCAGGGGACCAGATCTGCGTGGATATCAGGCAATACG GTATTATCCCTTGGAATGCGGTACCTGGCAAAGCCTGTGGCCCGATTTTAGAGAACATCTGCAACACGAATGAG TTCTACATGTCTTATCACCTGTTCATTGTGGcttgtgctggagctggtgccaCTGTCATAGCATTG CTGATCTACATGATGGCTACTACATATAACTATGCTGTTTTGAAGTTTAAGAGTCGGGAAGATTGCTGCACTAAATTCTAA
- the GPM6B gene encoding neuronal membrane glycoprotein M6-b isoform X4: MGCFECCIKCLGGVPYASLVATILCFSGVALFCGCGHVALTGTVSILEQHFSTTASDHALLSEVIQLMQYVIYGIASFFFLYGIILLAEGFYTTSAVKELHGEFKTTACGRCISGMFVFLTYVLGVAWLGVFGFSAVPVFMFYNIWSTCEVIKSLQTNVTVPGDQICVDIRQYGIIPWNAVPGKACGPILENICNTNEFYMSYHLFIVACAGAGATVIALIHFLMILSSNWAYLKDASKMQAYQDIKAKEEQELQDIQSRSKEQLNSYT, encoded by the exons GTTGCTTTGAATGTTGCATTAAGTGCCTAGGAGGAGTGCCGTATGCTTCGCTTGTGGCAACCATTCTCTGCTTCTCGGGGGTAGCGTTGTTTTGCGGCTGTGGCCATGTGGCACTCACAGGAACTGTGTCTATCCTCGAACAGCACTTCTCCACGACTGCCAGTGACCATGCTTTGCTGAGTGAAGT aaTACAGCTAATGCAGTATGTAATTTATGGCATTGCATCGTTTTTCTTCTTATATGGAATAATCCTTTTGGCAGAAGGTTTTTATACAACAAGTGCTGTGAAGGAGCTGCATGGAGAGTTCAAAACGACAGCCTGTGGCCGCTGCATCAGTGGAATG TTTGTTTTCCTCACCTATGTGCTTGGAGTGGCCTGGCTTGGGGTCTTTGGCTTCTCTGCTGTGCCTGTCTTTATGTTCTATAACATATGGTCAACTTGCGAAGTCATCAAATCTCTTCAGACAAACGTGACGGTTCCAGGGGACCAGATCTGCGTGGATATCAGGCAATACG GTATTATCCCTTGGAATGCGGTACCTGGCAAAGCCTGTGGCCCGATTTTAGAGAACATCTGCAACACGAATGAG TTCTACATGTCTTATCACCTGTTCATTGTGGcttgtgctggagctggtgccaCTGTCATAGCATTG ATCCACTTCCTCATGATACTGTCTTCTAACTGGGCCTACTTAAAGGATGCAAGCAAAATGCAGGCCTACCAAGATatcaaagcaaaagaagagcaGGAGCTTCAGGATATCCAGTCTCGGTCAAAAGAGCAACTCAATTCTTACACATAA